The Kangiella marina genome window below encodes:
- the parE gene encoding DNA topoisomerase IV subunit B, which produces MAKNQYTADDIEVLSGLDPVKKRPGMYTDTSRPNHLGQEVIDNSVDEALAGHAKTIQVILHKDNSLEIQDDGRGMPVDIHPEEGIPGVELIMSKLHAGGKFSNKNYQFSGGLHGVGISVVNALSKRVEVTVKRDGKQYEMAFENGHKVSDLEETGDVGKRNTGTSVKFWPDSQYFDSPKFSISKLKHLLKAKAILCPGLKVVFDNKPSSEKDEWHYEDGLTDYLLEQAGDFEKLPEEPFVGSLAGDTEAVDWAFFWMPEGGECLAESYVNLIPTAQGGTHVNGMRNGLLEAMREFCEFRNLLPRGVKLTADDVWDRISYVLSVKLDDPQFSGQTKERLSSRQCATFVAGTVKDAFSLWLNQHSVIGDALAEKAISNAHKRMRASKKVVRKKVTQGPALPGKLADCVGQDSMSSELFLVEGDSAGGSAKQARDKEYQAIMPLRGKILNTWEVEPEQILGSQEVHDISVAIGLDPNTDDLSKLRYGKICILADADSDGLHIATLLCALFVRHFKPLVKAGHVYVAMPPLYRVDIGKEVFYALDEDEKQGIVDRIKAEKKRGKIQVTRFKGLGEMNPKQLRETTMARETRRLVQLTLENGDNSEQVMDMLLSKKRSADRKIWLEEKGNKAEIEI; this is translated from the coding sequence ATGGCAAAAAACCAATATACCGCTGATGATATTGAAGTCCTCAGTGGACTAGACCCTGTTAAAAAACGTCCGGGCATGTATACCGACACCTCTCGTCCTAACCATTTAGGGCAAGAAGTGATTGATAACAGCGTGGACGAAGCCTTAGCAGGACATGCGAAGACTATTCAAGTTATCCTTCATAAAGACAATTCCCTAGAAATTCAGGATGATGGACGCGGTATGCCAGTGGATATTCACCCTGAAGAAGGCATTCCGGGTGTTGAGCTGATCATGAGCAAGCTGCATGCCGGTGGTAAGTTTTCAAACAAGAACTACCAGTTTTCAGGCGGTTTACACGGGGTCGGCATTTCTGTGGTGAACGCGCTTTCAAAGCGAGTAGAGGTCACTGTTAAGCGTGATGGCAAGCAGTATGAAATGGCCTTTGAAAACGGGCATAAAGTCTCGGACCTCGAAGAGACTGGTGACGTTGGGAAACGCAACACAGGAACGAGCGTTAAGTTTTGGCCAGATTCCCAGTATTTTGATAGTCCTAAGTTTTCAATTTCGAAGCTGAAACACTTACTAAAAGCGAAAGCCATTCTCTGTCCTGGGTTAAAGGTTGTTTTTGATAATAAACCAAGCTCCGAAAAGGATGAGTGGCATTATGAAGACGGCCTAACCGATTACCTGCTGGAGCAAGCGGGTGATTTTGAAAAGCTTCCTGAGGAGCCGTTCGTTGGTTCGTTGGCGGGCGATACGGAAGCGGTTGATTGGGCATTTTTCTGGATGCCGGAAGGTGGTGAATGTCTTGCTGAGAGTTACGTTAACCTGATCCCGACTGCTCAAGGCGGTACCCATGTAAATGGTATGCGAAATGGTTTGCTTGAAGCTATGCGTGAATTCTGTGAGTTCCGAAACTTACTGCCTCGTGGCGTTAAGTTAACGGCTGACGACGTGTGGGACCGCATCAGTTATGTTCTATCCGTAAAGCTTGATGACCCTCAGTTTTCGGGGCAAACCAAGGAGCGTCTATCCTCTCGGCAGTGCGCCACTTTCGTCGCTGGTACGGTAAAAGATGCGTTTAGTCTATGGCTTAATCAACACTCAGTGATAGGTGATGCGTTAGCCGAAAAAGCAATTAGTAATGCTCATAAGCGAATGCGGGCGAGCAAAAAAGTGGTCCGCAAAAAAGTGACCCAAGGACCTGCATTACCCGGCAAGCTGGCGGACTGTGTGGGCCAAGACAGTATGAGTAGTGAGCTATTTTTGGTGGAGGGTGATTCGGCGGGCGGTTCTGCTAAACAAGCCCGTGATAAAGAATACCAGGCCATTATGCCGCTACGCGGAAAAATTTTGAACACTTGGGAAGTGGAACCCGAACAAATTTTGGGCTCACAAGAAGTGCATGATATTTCGGTCGCCATTGGCTTAGATCCAAACACGGATGATTTATCTAAATTACGCTATGGAAAGATTTGTATTCTGGCGGATGCTGACTCCGATGGGCTACACATTGCGACGCTTTTGTGTGCGCTTTTTGTTCGTCATTTTAAACCGCTGGTAAAAGCCGGTCATGTCTACGTTGCCATGCCACCACTGTATCGTGTGGATATTGGTAAGGAAGTTTTTTATGCTCTGGACGAAGACGAAAAACAGGGGATTGTTGATCGTATTAAAGCGGAGAAAAAGCGCGGCAAAATTCAAGTAACGCGCTTTAAAGGTTTGGGTGAAATGAACCCTAAGCAGTTACGCGAAACCACCATGGCGCGTGAAACTCGACGACTAGTACAGTTAACGCTTGAAAATGGCGATAACTCTGAGCAAGTGATGGATATGTTGCTATCCAAAAAACGTTCTGCCGATCGAAAGATCTGGTTAGAAGAAAAAGGCAATAAAGCCGAAATCGAAATTTAA
- the cpdA gene encoding 3',5'-cyclic-AMP phosphodiesterase — protein MNKQQARLFIGRSEMKVLHLSDPHLFADGHSTLLGVNTNESLLAVIDDIKSRNINPDLFVVTGDISQDYTPESYQKFVEYLAPFKKPVLSLAGNHDERPKLLQYLSQQPFLPAEQLITEHWQLLMLNSHVPGKVHGCVSDEELSWLESCLVDNQDLPTMVFTHHHPIPVGSHWLDQIGIDNGQELVDLLARHQQVKMCAFGHVHQSTDRTHKHTHYRSVPSTCVQFKKHSADFSASQEKPGYNVYNCSKSGLVEVEMFRVDSYLPSVNMAISGY, from the coding sequence TTGAACAAACAGCAAGCACGACTTTTTATCGGACGCTCTGAGATGAAGGTTCTTCACCTGTCCGATCCTCACTTGTTTGCGGATGGTCACTCAACCCTGCTGGGCGTCAATACCAATGAAAGCTTACTGGCGGTGATTGACGATATCAAAAGCCGTAACATTAACCCTGACCTATTTGTGGTCACCGGGGATATTTCTCAAGATTACACTCCAGAGTCGTATCAAAAGTTTGTTGAGTACCTAGCGCCTTTTAAGAAGCCCGTTTTGAGTTTAGCTGGCAATCACGACGAGCGCCCCAAATTATTGCAATACCTGTCGCAGCAACCATTTTTGCCAGCTGAGCAATTAATTACTGAACATTGGCAACTACTGATGTTGAACAGCCATGTTCCGGGCAAGGTTCATGGTTGTGTGTCCGATGAGGAATTATCTTGGCTTGAATCTTGTTTAGTTGATAACCAAGACTTGCCGACGATGGTGTTTACTCATCACCATCCTATTCCTGTGGGGAGTCACTGGCTGGATCAAATTGGTATTGATAATGGGCAAGAGCTGGTTGATTTGTTAGCGCGACACCAGCAGGTGAAAATGTGTGCTTTTGGCCATGTCCATCAGTCCACAGACCGAACTCATAAACACACCCACTATCGCTCCGTACCTTCGACCTGCGTACAGTTCAAAAAACACTCAGCCGATTTCTCGGCGAGCCAAGAGAAGCCTGGCTATAATGTGTACAACTGTAGCAAAAGCGGTTTGGTTGAAGTGGAAATGTTCCGGGTAGACAGTTATTTACCTTCTGTGAATATGGCCATTTCAGGCTACTAA
- a CDS encoding DUF1249 domain-containing protein produces the protein MTRVKRKYIPDLKEFMALCASNYAKLARLTMLTELALNQSFSIPIEGQPNLLITLKQKSKHTATYELKQESHHFSLKRQYLVRMYHDAKVAEVLTGLNQGMLPPVFAYPNDEMKQPDEKIQLNRFLAEWLNFCLEFGQSHSLNTTQLVFFE, from the coding sequence ATGACACGAGTTAAACGAAAGTACATTCCAGATTTAAAAGAGTTTATGGCGCTTTGCGCGAGTAACTATGCAAAGCTTGCCCGTTTAACGATGCTAACCGAGCTTGCGCTTAATCAGTCCTTTTCTATTCCCATTGAGGGGCAACCTAACCTCTTGATTACATTGAAGCAGAAGAGTAAACATACGGCGACCTACGAGCTTAAGCAAGAGTCCCACCATTTTAGCCTGAAGCGACAATATCTTGTTCGAATGTATCATGATGCTAAAGTTGCTGAGGTTTTGACTGGCCTCAATCAAGGTATGCTACCACCAGTCTTTGCTTACCCGAATGATGAGATGAAACAACCCGATGAAAAAATTCAATTGAACCGCTTTTTAGCCGAATGGTTAAATTTTTGTTTAGAATTTGGGCAATCTCACAGTTTAAACACGACCCAATTGGTTTTTTTTGAGTAA
- a CDS encoding NUDIX domain-containing protein, translating into MPQFTQDDVKFLGEELLYDGFFSMKKYRYQHRRYQGDWSPVVEREIFERGNAVGVLLYDKTKELFVMVEQCRPGAMPGESSPWLLEVVAGMVESGEKPEEVALREAQEEAGSEITKLIPMNGYWVSPGGTTEYVDLFLGLVDSDEVAQYAGLDTEHEDIKVLVMDREELLKALQQGRINNAMAIIAVQWFLIHENSIEY; encoded by the coding sequence GTGCCGCAGTTTACACAAGATGATGTGAAGTTTCTGGGGGAAGAGCTATTGTACGATGGCTTTTTCTCGATGAAGAAGTACCGTTATCAGCATCGCCGCTACCAAGGTGACTGGAGTCCCGTGGTCGAGCGTGAAATCTTTGAGCGTGGAAATGCTGTTGGCGTTTTGCTTTACGATAAAACGAAAGAGCTGTTCGTCATGGTCGAGCAATGTCGCCCCGGAGCTATGCCGGGCGAGTCTTCACCTTGGCTGCTTGAGGTTGTTGCAGGCATGGTTGAATCTGGAGAAAAGCCAGAAGAGGTCGCCCTTCGTGAAGCGCAAGAAGAAGCCGGTAGTGAGATTACAAAGCTCATTCCGATGAATGGTTACTGGGTTAGCCCAGGCGGCACTACTGAGTATGTGGACTTATTCTTAGGTCTAGTCGATAGCGATGAAGTAGCCCAATATGCAGGTCTCGACACGGAGCATGAAGACATTAAAGTGCTGGTCATGGATAGAGAGGAGCTATTGAAAGCGCTGCAACAGGGACGGATTAACAACGCAATGGCGATAATTGCGGTACAATGGTTCCTGATTCACGAGAACAGTATCGAGTATTAA
- a CDS encoding protein-L-isoaspartate O-methyltransferase: MTSAATDFETARHNMVEQQIRPWNVLDQRVLDKIHGLARDRFVPKEYRPIAYADTQIDIGHSQIMMTPKEEARMLQALAIKPTDVALEIGTGTGYCTTLIASLAKQVYSVDIVEEYIESARQLTDDLGLSNIEYEEGDAVNGWPHHKPYDVIAITGSYYQLPEQYLNHLTIGGRLFCVTGVEPAMQAQLITRVSEDEWHNESLYETVIPSLINSKPKPQFDF; encoded by the coding sequence ATGACAAGCGCGGCAACCGACTTTGAAACAGCCCGTCATAACATGGTTGAACAGCAGATTCGACCTTGGAATGTTCTCGATCAAAGAGTGCTAGATAAGATCCATGGCTTGGCTCGTGATCGCTTTGTGCCAAAAGAATATCGGCCCATCGCTTACGCTGACACTCAAATTGATATTGGCCACAGCCAAATTATGATGACACCCAAAGAAGAAGCAAGAATGCTGCAAGCTTTGGCCATCAAACCGACGGATGTCGCGCTAGAAATTGGTACGGGAACCGGCTACTGCACGACCCTTATCGCCAGCCTCGCAAAGCAAGTCTACAGCGTTGATATTGTAGAAGAGTATATCGAATCTGCGCGCCAGCTAACCGACGACTTAGGGCTGTCCAATATTGAGTATGAGGAAGGCGATGCGGTCAACGGCTGGCCACATCACAAGCCCTATGACGTGATTGCGATAACCGGTAGTTACTATCAACTACCTGAGCAATACTTAAATCACTTAACCATCGGCGGACGGTTATTTTGTGTGACTGGAGTAGAGCCCGCAATGCAGGCGCAGCTGATCACTCGTGTTTCAGAAGATGAATGGCATAATGAAAGCCTTTATGAAACGGTGATCCCAAGTTTAATTAATAGTAAACCTAAGCCCCAATTTGATTTTTAA
- a CDS encoding TolC family outer membrane protein, translated as MKMTTSYKLLAAVLIGSMTNLSMASTDLISVYKDALNNDTQYKISEASLKATEQDYRISRSSLLPQIGGSISRDRRDFDIEGQGLDGSPSDPFTNEVNSTTYAVQLDQVLFDWGQWVALDQAEMRVRAAELTHGANLQSLMIRSSQAYFNVLAAEETLAITRNEKSALQKQLDLTREQYESGLANATDFLNAQANYDQAVANEISQETNLVNTQEALREVTGQYYAELEDVGNNITMTQPSPANMDDWMRVATESNLGLKAQQMSVRVARDEVKRNRSGHYPSANFRVTYSDQDSDTDRYFPQGTSGVPALPPGTTTSSSQLSQGYNAAVTVSVPLFSGFRTSAQTEKAKQNYLRTTHELEQNARLVQRSVRSAFTTLEASIQSFEANKRVLQSSQSSLEATQDGYQAGTRNIIDVLQATRAVYAAERSLSRAKFDYLINGLNLKQAVGTLTEEDLKIVNQWLLNN; from the coding sequence ATGAAGATGACAACAAGCTATAAACTTTTAGCGGCAGTGCTAATCGGTAGCATGACTAATTTGAGCATGGCCAGCACCGACTTAATAAGTGTCTATAAAGACGCGCTGAATAACGATACGCAGTACAAAATTAGCGAAGCTTCGTTAAAGGCCACCGAGCAAGACTACCGTATTTCACGCTCAAGCTTACTGCCACAGATTGGCGGAAGTATTAGCCGTGACCGCAGAGACTTTGATATTGAAGGTCAAGGCCTTGACGGCAGTCCATCTGATCCGTTTACTAACGAGGTCAACTCAACCACTTACGCAGTACAACTCGATCAGGTGTTATTTGATTGGGGACAATGGGTTGCACTCGATCAAGCTGAAATGCGGGTTCGTGCTGCAGAGTTAACCCATGGTGCGAATCTTCAAAGCTTAATGATTCGTAGCTCACAAGCTTATTTCAATGTGCTAGCCGCGGAAGAAACCTTAGCGATTACACGCAATGAAAAGTCCGCATTACAAAAACAATTAGACTTAACCCGAGAGCAATATGAGTCAGGGCTAGCGAATGCTACCGACTTCTTAAATGCCCAAGCAAACTATGACCAAGCGGTGGCAAATGAGATCAGTCAAGAAACCAACTTGGTGAATACCCAAGAAGCATTAAGAGAAGTTACCGGGCAGTATTACGCAGAACTCGAAGATGTCGGCAATAATATCACTATGACACAACCAAGCCCGGCTAATATGGATGACTGGATGCGCGTTGCGACAGAGTCAAACTTGGGTCTAAAAGCGCAACAAATGAGCGTTCGAGTAGCGCGAGATGAGGTCAAACGTAACCGAAGCGGTCACTATCCTAGCGCTAACTTCCGTGTGACTTACAGTGATCAAGACAGCGATACAGACCGTTATTTCCCACAAGGAACCTCGGGTGTACCAGCACTGCCTCCAGGTACCACCACTAGCTCAAGCCAGCTTAGCCAAGGCTACAATGCCGCTGTCACGGTGTCAGTACCTTTATTCTCTGGCTTCAGAACATCAGCGCAAACAGAAAAAGCCAAACAGAATTACTTACGAACCACCCATGAGCTCGAGCAAAATGCCCGCCTAGTTCAAAGAAGTGTACGCTCTGCGTTTACCACACTGGAAGCATCCATTCAGTCTTTCGAAGCGAACAAGCGCGTTTTACAATCAAGCCAAAGCTCTCTAGAAGCGACACAAGATGGTTACCAAGCAGGTACACGGAATATCATTGATGTACTACAAGCGACACGCGCTGTGTATGCAGCGGAGCGTTCGCTGAGTCGTGCTAAATTCGATTATTTAATTAACGGCTTAAACCTTAAGCAGGCTGTTGGTACTTTGACTGAAGAAGACTTAAAGATAGTCAATCAGTGGTTACTTAACAACTAA
- the waaA gene encoding lipid IV(A) 3-deoxy-D-manno-octulosonic acid transferase codes for MLRYLYTFVYYLCAPLLCLRWIYKSFKPPQYREPMRERFGFVKKQDRPSLWFHAVSMGESIAAKAIISKLLAARPHLNIVVTTTTPTGAKQIIEGLGDKVTHHYSPCDLPGTIKRFVKRIRPLGLVIMETELWPNWLYHMRKAKLPVVLANARMSQKSADKYAKISSLSEQMMQSLSLVLAVCENDAERFIHLGVKQKNCLITGNIKFDQHFVPSDINEYFPPWKDDSKGCIWLAASTHKGEDKLLLSAHQKVLKSCPKAKLIIVPRHPERFDEVANLVSEYGLSLARRSQPGSWDGQCDVLLGDTMGELMQAYELSDVAFVAGSLVPIGGHNMIEPAMLGKPVLSGPYVHNFQEIFNELKEHAGIRQADSAEDICREVVELLQSPEQRMAMGANAKMVVERSRGALNRTVEALESFLLDKA; via the coding sequence GTGCTTCGATACCTTTACACATTTGTTTATTATTTATGCGCGCCATTACTTTGTTTGCGATGGATCTACAAAAGCTTTAAGCCCCCCCAGTATCGAGAGCCAATGCGCGAACGGTTTGGTTTCGTGAAAAAGCAAGATCGACCATCACTATGGTTTCATGCGGTATCCATGGGAGAGTCGATCGCAGCCAAAGCTATCATTAGCAAGCTGTTAGCAGCTAGACCACACCTTAATATCGTGGTTACCACGACAACCCCTACCGGCGCAAAGCAAATTATCGAAGGCCTTGGAGATAAGGTCACGCATCATTACTCTCCTTGCGATTTGCCAGGAACCATCAAGCGTTTTGTTAAGCGTATTCGCCCCTTAGGCTTGGTGATCATGGAAACCGAGCTTTGGCCTAACTGGTTATATCATATGCGTAAAGCTAAGCTTCCTGTCGTATTAGCGAATGCAAGAATGTCTCAAAAGTCGGCAGATAAATACGCTAAAATAAGCTCACTAAGCGAGCAGATGATGCAGTCACTCTCATTAGTTTTGGCCGTTTGTGAAAACGATGCGGAGCGGTTCATTCATTTAGGTGTTAAACAAAAGAACTGCCTAATTACGGGTAACATCAAGTTTGACCAGCACTTTGTGCCAAGTGATATTAATGAATACTTTCCACCATGGAAGGATGACTCGAAAGGTTGCATCTGGCTAGCCGCTAGTACCCACAAAGGAGAAGATAAGCTTCTCTTATCGGCGCACCAAAAAGTATTAAAAAGCTGCCCAAAAGCTAAGTTAATCATAGTGCCAAGGCATCCTGAGCGGTTTGATGAGGTGGCTAACTTGGTTTCGGAGTATGGCTTAAGTTTAGCGAGACGGTCACAGCCTGGCAGTTGGGACGGTCAGTGTGATGTGCTGCTAGGTGATACTATGGGGGAGTTAATGCAGGCTTATGAGCTCTCTGATGTTGCCTTTGTAGCAGGCAGTTTGGTGCCCATCGGTGGTCACAATATGATAGAGCCAGCTATGTTAGGAAAGCCTGTCTTATCAGGTCCTTATGTTCATAACTTCCAAGAAATATTCAACGAACTCAAAGAACACGCAGGAATCAGACAAGCTGACAGCGCGGAGGACATTTGCCGAGAAGTGGTTGAGTTGTTACAAAGTCCTGAGCAGAGAATGGCGATGGGTGCAAATGCGAAAATGGTGGTGGAAAGAAGCCGTGGAGCTTTAAACCGAACGGTTGAAGCTTTGGAGTCTTTCCTGCTGGATAAAGCATGA
- a CDS encoding RnfH family protein, with translation MSSDKQPVHNNGTDKIDVEVCYALPEEQTLLSLQVMPEATIESIIVQSGILELYPDVDLAQTKVGVFSKLAKLTDTVHDGDRIEIYRPLLIDPKEVRKERALKAKQEAEQANKNNVRHKKKG, from the coding sequence ATGTCCTCTGATAAGCAACCCGTTCATAATAATGGTACGGATAAGATTGATGTAGAGGTCTGTTACGCACTGCCGGAAGAACAGACCTTGTTGTCGTTGCAAGTCATGCCTGAAGCAACCATCGAGTCAATTATAGTGCAATCAGGCATCCTTGAGTTGTATCCGGACGTTGATTTGGCTCAGACAAAAGTAGGTGTATTTAGTAAGCTAGCAAAGTTGACTGATACCGTTCATGATGGTGACCGTATAGAAATTTATCGTCCACTTCTGATTGACCCTAAAGAGGTCAGAAAAGAGCGGGCATTAAAAGCGAAGCAAGAAGCTGAGCAAGCCAATAAAAATAACGTAAGACACAAAAAAAAGGGATAA
- a CDS encoding type II toxin-antitoxin system RatA family toxin, giving the protein MKTIKRQALVPYSSQQMFELVDDIEKYPEFLPNCAGATEIERSENLVIANLAVAKGGFEKGFTTRNTNNPYNTIVMELVDGPFKHLTGQWAFTALDENACKIELEVNFEFSNVLTSMAFGTIFNHLTESFVEAFSQRAKSVYG; this is encoded by the coding sequence ATGAAAACCATTAAACGACAAGCGCTAGTCCCTTATTCTTCTCAGCAAATGTTTGAGTTGGTCGATGATATCGAGAAGTACCCTGAGTTTTTGCCAAATTGTGCTGGTGCGACAGAAATTGAGCGAAGCGAAAATCTGGTGATTGCGAATTTGGCGGTGGCCAAGGGTGGTTTTGAGAAAGGTTTTACAACACGAAACACAAACAACCCTTATAATACTATTGTTATGGAGCTCGTGGACGGTCCTTTTAAGCACTTGACGGGACAATGGGCTTTCACAGCTTTGGATGAAAATGCTTGTAAGATTGAATTAGAGGTCAACTTCGAGTTTTCAAATGTGCTGACCAGCATGGCTTTCGGTACAATCTTTAATCACTTGACCGAGTCTTTTGTCGAGGCATTTTCACAACGGGCTAAATCGGTATACGGATAA
- the smpB gene encoding SsrA-binding protein SmpB, protein MAKKGKQKSSNSAIALNKKARHDYFIEETFEAGLALQGWEVKSLREGKVNLSESYVLLKNGEAFLFGCHISPLKTASTHVVADPLRTRKLLLNNHEIAKLFRGVEQQGYAVVALKMYWKKAFIKLEIGLAKGKKQHDKRATEKEREWNKTKERLMKHSV, encoded by the coding sequence GTGGCTAAAAAAGGCAAGCAAAAAAGCTCAAATAGCGCTATTGCGTTAAATAAAAAAGCACGTCACGACTATTTTATTGAAGAAACCTTTGAGGCAGGTTTGGCTCTTCAAGGCTGGGAGGTAAAAAGTCTCAGAGAAGGTAAGGTAAATCTGTCGGAAAGCTATGTCTTACTTAAAAATGGTGAGGCCTTTCTATTTGGTTGTCATATTTCCCCACTAAAAACGGCTTCAACTCACGTAGTGGCGGATCCTTTAAGGACTAGAAAGCTTCTCTTAAACAATCATGAAATTGCAAAGTTATTTCGTGGCGTTGAGCAGCAAGGTTACGCCGTAGTAGCACTTAAAATGTATTGGAAAAAAGCATTCATTAAACTTGAAATTGGCTTAGCCAAAGGTAAGAAGCAACACGACAAGAGAGCTACTGAGAAAGAGCGTGAGTGGAATAAAACCAAAGAACGACTGATGAAGCACAGTGTGTGA
- a CDS encoding LysM peptidoglycan-binding domain-containing protein — translation MNTVNILSSTIITSSKLTAIAVALALSGCSFKEDRQDVIVPIIDATPTKTSNLKTAEETKPSSISAYIYTVRSGDTLGIIARKYLGSSERYKELLKLNNLKQSDSIYVGQKLKLPTKGLVTPKEIPSNVVSNSAPEKTKTYPELDALIEQKKHNQAIEWIVKQPDLSDEDYLQATLVELALKQSKSYKRQQKTSDAETLLSGLISESPLAATNRQRLIAELATLKAEQELVTAKRFAEQSKFDQSYNILLLSWDQVGEPLEENILFTTTRSKVSEHYHQQALRLYRNQELDKALSYWDKVLAINPNDDLALVYQDRVKALQNKLENL, via the coding sequence TTGAATACAGTAAACATACTATCAAGCACTATTATAACAAGTTCCAAGCTAACAGCCATTGCCGTCGCTTTAGCTTTGTCAGGTTGTTCGTTTAAAGAAGATAGGCAAGATGTTATCGTACCGATTATCGATGCGACTCCTACAAAAACCTCAAACCTTAAAACCGCAGAAGAAACAAAACCTAGCTCAATCTCAGCCTATATCTACACTGTTCGCTCAGGGGATACACTGGGCATTATAGCCCGAAAATACTTAGGCTCTTCAGAGCGATATAAAGAGTTACTCAAGCTTAATAACTTAAAGCAAAGCGACTCGATTTATGTCGGTCAAAAGCTGAAGTTGCCGACAAAAGGACTCGTTACTCCAAAAGAAATACCGAGTAATGTAGTGTCTAATAGTGCACCTGAGAAAACAAAGACTTACCCTGAGCTTGACGCTTTGATTGAGCAAAAAAAACACAACCAAGCTATTGAGTGGATAGTCAAGCAACCTGATTTAAGTGATGAAGACTACTTACAAGCTACGCTGGTCGAGCTCGCCCTTAAACAGTCAAAAAGCTATAAAAGACAGCAAAAAACGAGCGACGCCGAAACTCTGCTTTCTGGCCTGATTAGCGAATCACCTCTGGCAGCAACAAACCGGCAGCGCTTAATCGCAGAATTAGCGACGCTTAAAGCTGAGCAAGAACTGGTTACTGCAAAAAGATTTGCCGAGCAATCCAAATTCGATCAGTCCTATAACATTTTACTGCTATCTTGGGATCAAGTCGGAGAACCACTGGAAGAAAACATTCTTTTCACCACAACTAGAAGCAAAGTTTCTGAACACTATCATCAACAAGCTCTAAGGCTTTACCGGAATCAGGAGTTAGATAAAGCCTTGTCATACTGGGATAAAGTTCTGGCGATTAACCCTAATGACGACTTAGCGTTAGTTTACCAAGATAGAGTAAAAGCCCTACAAAACAAACTCGAAAACCTATAG